The following proteins are co-located in the Paenibacillus sp. FSL H8-0079 genome:
- a CDS encoding stalk domain-containing protein: MNFKKKLSILTAFAVFQAFAVIPANAQSADQSDTTPVNTAKVKSVEVVKKEQTIAESEVKSGTDTPTSNNETTEEVNPETNVPTGTDVTPVDPVTEQTDEEGIAEETPAPAPVEVEQPSTGNSSVAGGGVGDLTLYMNSNKMMQDGKTYLAGQPMAVKNGVSYVAIRALVDRVGYDVKYDNTTKETIIISGEDELRFKTNSTIYTVNGVSRSMKGPAYQQKNTFMVPLTSITQALNITYNVNQPAKTVVLKLSTKPVASFTVQKEVFAGDQVTYTTRSSSPKGLSIVDERWTGRQDSFDQPGVYTVTYAVQDSSGQWSDPYSVTIKVERPNLPPVAMFTTDKEEYKMGEKITYIDQSTDDENAIVKTEWDNNALAFFVPGPKTVTITVTDKHGASDSYTKMINITGETLYSLTDFNQLFTPVGEKFTFDGGGVPALEKVPFTYYDEPSLLIRSNSPETVNTEGIVYKESSFGQTRFMIHHVNNTGKNVKMYVVATNNNAYTASIEQQNMGFAGPSPFATVAGKLSIDRWFQSMQNGTGQKKVYIQPGESKLILNDLSVLPMKQGQVISLYSDVFSDYELDYNIIMIEENKVPMEVLSSLPVLDRDGVHNRGTYPNATRIITYDQEVGSKPVRLPLGDNASDPNLVGTDPMAYTEASNAGNFGVLYKITLNNVAPRTLISFNPRGGRYSGVALVNGQVVQISTGKSVTAPNEQSVMYRTGSYGESVTILFSAAPGSNLPVNLLFTPLPAEK, translated from the coding sequence ATGAATTTTAAGAAGAAATTGTCCATACTTACCGCTTTTGCTGTTTTTCAGGCGTTTGCAGTGATTCCTGCGAATGCACAATCAGCTGATCAGAGCGATACTACACCAGTGAATACAGCCAAAGTTAAATCCGTGGAGGTTGTGAAGAAAGAACAAACCATCGCGGAATCCGAAGTGAAATCCGGAACAGACACTCCAACATCAAATAATGAAACAACTGAAGAAGTGAATCCCGAAACCAATGTTCCTACAGGAACAGACGTTACTCCAGTTGATCCGGTAACGGAACAGACGGACGAAGAAGGTATAGCAGAGGAAACACCAGCACCTGCACCAGTAGAAGTGGAGCAGCCGTCTACAGGGAATTCATCTGTCGCTGGAGGCGGGGTTGGAGACCTCACTCTTTATATGAACAGTAATAAAATGATGCAGGATGGCAAGACGTATCTTGCTGGACAGCCGATGGCTGTTAAAAATGGTGTATCCTATGTAGCGATCCGTGCTCTCGTTGATCGGGTTGGCTATGATGTCAAATATGATAACACAACTAAAGAAACGATCATTATTAGTGGTGAAGATGAGCTGCGTTTCAAAACAAACAGCACAATTTATACCGTTAATGGCGTATCCAGATCGATGAAGGGCCCTGCTTATCAACAAAAGAATACGTTCATGGTGCCACTGACGTCGATTACGCAGGCCCTGAACATCACATATAATGTAAACCAGCCTGCGAAAACGGTTGTATTGAAGCTGAGTACCAAACCGGTAGCCAGCTTCACCGTACAAAAAGAGGTTTTTGCTGGAGACCAGGTAACCTATACAACCAGATCCAGTTCACCCAAGGGACTCAGCATTGTTGATGAGCGTTGGACTGGCCGTCAGGATTCATTTGACCAACCAGGTGTATACACAGTAACCTATGCGGTCCAGGATTCAAGTGGTCAGTGGAGTGATCCGTATTCGGTTACGATTAAGGTTGAAAGACCGAATCTGCCACCTGTCGCGATGTTTACGACAGATAAAGAAGAATACAAAATGGGTGAGAAAATCACTTATATTGATCAAAGCACAGATGATGAGAATGCGATTGTAAAAACAGAATGGGATAACAATGCACTGGCATTCTTTGTTCCAGGACCGAAGACCGTAACGATTACAGTTACCGATAAACATGGCGCTAGCGACAGCTACACCAAGATGATCAATATTACGGGCGAAACGTTATACAGTCTGACCGACTTCAATCAATTGTTCACACCAGTAGGTGAGAAATTTACCTTCGACGGTGGCGGCGTACCGGCATTGGAGAAAGTTCCTTTCACATATTATGATGAACCAAGTCTTCTGATCCGTAGTAACAGCCCGGAAACCGTGAATACGGAAGGCATTGTATACAAGGAATCTTCTTTCGGACAGACGCGTTTCATGATTCACCATGTGAACAACACGGGCAAAAACGTGAAAATGTACGTTGTAGCGACGAACAACAATGCTTACACGGCGTCCATTGAGCAGCAAAACATGGGCTTTGCGGGACCGTCTCCTTTTGCAACGGTAGCTGGAAAGTTGTCGATTGACCGTTGGTTCCAGTCCATGCAGAATGGCACGGGACAAAAGAAAGTGTACATCCAGCCAGGAGAAAGCAAACTGATTCTCAATGATCTGAGCGTTCTTCCGATGAAACAGGGACAAGTTATCTCCTTGTATTCGGATGTATTCAGTGATTATGAATTGGATTACAACATTATCATGATCGAAGAGAACAAGGTCCCGATGGAAGTGTTGTCGAGCCTGCCGGTTCTCGATCGTGATGGGGTTCACAACCGTGGAACGTATCCAAATGCAACACGGATTATTACGTACGATCAAGAAGTGGGATCGAAGCCTGTACGTCTTCCGCTTGGAGATAATGCTAGTGATCCAAACCTTGTAGGAACGGACCCTATGGCGTACACGGAAGCGTCCAACGCAGGTAACTTCGGTGTATTGTACAAAATTACATTGAATAACGTTGCTCCGCGCACGTTGATTTCTTTCAACCCTCGTGGGGGAAGATACTCAGGTGTGGCACTTGTGAATGGACAGGTCGTTCAGATTTCTACAGGTAAATCTGTAACTGCGCCTAATGAGCAAAGCGTGATGTATCGCACAGGTTCGTACGGTGAGAGTGTAACCATCCTCTTCTCGGCGGCACCAGGAAGTAACCTGCCTGTCAACCTGCTATTTACGCCGCTACCAGCTGAAAAGTAA
- the pflA gene encoding pyruvate formate-lyase-activating protein, with translation MVKGHIHSLETFGTVDGPGIRFVLFMQGCLLKCQYCHNPDTWALDGGKEMTLEEVLAEIEPYLSYYRSSGGGLTISGGEPTLQAHFVAEIFKEVKRRWGLHTTLDSNGFNEPDRIQDLLDHTDLVLLDLKHIDDEKHIKLTGKSNERTLKTAKWLSEQGRKMWIRHVYVPGIHNEEEDLLNLGRFIGTLNGVEKFEILPYHQMGIYKWEALGKVYPLDGVPSPSEEEVERAYRLIEQGRQETAGMACSGK, from the coding sequence ATGGTTAAAGGACATATTCATTCACTCGAAACTTTCGGGACGGTTGACGGCCCAGGCATCCGCTTCGTGCTTTTTATGCAAGGATGTCTACTCAAGTGTCAATATTGCCACAATCCTGATACATGGGCACTAGATGGCGGAAAAGAAATGACGCTTGAGGAGGTACTGGCTGAAATTGAGCCTTACCTGTCTTACTACCGCAGCTCCGGAGGCGGACTCACGATATCTGGGGGAGAACCAACGTTACAGGCTCATTTTGTAGCCGAGATCTTCAAGGAAGTGAAGCGCCGCTGGGGCTTGCATACGACACTGGATAGCAACGGGTTTAACGAACCGGATCGGATTCAAGATCTGCTGGATCACACAGACCTGGTTCTGCTGGACCTCAAGCATATTGATGATGAGAAACATATCAAGCTGACAGGCAAATCCAACGAGAGAACGTTGAAAACGGCCAAGTGGCTCTCAGAGCAAGGCCGGAAAATGTGGATACGCCACGTGTATGTGCCTGGTATTCATAACGAGGAAGAGGATCTGCTTAACCTCGGACGGTTTATTGGAACATTAAATGGCGTCGAGAAGTTCGAAATTCTTCCATACCATCAGATGGGGATCTACAAATGGGAAGCGCTTGGCAAAGTGTATCCACTGGATGGTGTTCCTTCACCAAGTGAAGAAGAAGTGGAGCGGGCGTATCGCCTGATCGAACAAGGTCGCCAGGAAACGGCTGGTATGGCTTGTTCCGGTAAGTGA
- the pflB gene encoding formate C-acetyltransferase yields MSVIEKDVKQQTGWRNFTKGTWTKSVDVNDFLAHNLSPYYGDEAFLAGATQNTKELWEIVSDLTKKERDNGGVLDVDVNTPGTIVSHQPGYLDQSKEQIVGVQTDAPFKRSIQPTGGIRMMIDACEAYGFEMPQGVIDIFTNIRKTHNQGVFDAYTSDMRAARKAGIITGLPDAYGRGRIIGDYRRVALYGVDFLIRNKKGELNALEVDVIDEDVIRLREELSEQIRALQELKQLGDMHGFDISLPATTAKEAFQWLYFGYLAAIKEQNGAAMSLGRVSSFLDIYIERDLQEGILSEEQAQELVDHFVMKLRIVKFLRTPDYNELFSGDPTWVTESIGGMSVNGETRVTKNSFRFLHTLHNLGPAPEPNLTVLWSTKLPEAFKDYCSKVSIETSSIQYENDDLMRPIYGDDYGIACCVSAMKIGKQMQFFGARANLAKALLYAINGGRDEKSGAQVGPEYPAITSDVLDYNEVMKRFKPMMEWLAKLYMNTLNVIHYMHDKYSYERIEMALHDRDIVRTMACGIAGLSVTADSLSAIKYAKVKPIRNEQGIAVDFEIEGDFPCYGNNEDSVDSIAVELVENFMGMIRKHKAYRNAVPTQSVLTITSNVVYGKKTGTTPDGRKAGEPFAPGANPMHGRDKKGALASLGSVAKLPYEHSLDGISNTFSIVPKALGKEETTRKSNLTAMMDGYFGQNAHHLNVNVFDRQQLIDAMDHPENYPQLTVRVSGYAVNFIKLTREQQLDVINRTFHGSM; encoded by the coding sequence ATGTCGGTGATTGAAAAAGATGTCAAACAACAAACAGGCTGGAGAAACTTTACCAAAGGAACATGGACCAAATCCGTAGATGTGAATGATTTTCTGGCACACAACTTGTCTCCGTATTACGGCGATGAAGCGTTCCTTGCAGGTGCAACTCAGAATACCAAAGAATTGTGGGAGATCGTATCTGATCTGACCAAAAAAGAACGTGATAACGGCGGTGTCCTTGACGTTGACGTGAACACACCAGGAACTATTGTTTCTCACCAACCAGGTTATCTGGACCAATCCAAAGAGCAGATTGTCGGCGTTCAGACCGATGCTCCGTTCAAACGCTCCATTCAACCAACAGGCGGAATTCGCATGATGATTGACGCATGTGAGGCATATGGCTTTGAGATGCCACAAGGCGTCATTGATATATTTACAAACATTCGCAAAACGCATAACCAAGGGGTTTTCGATGCTTATACTTCCGACATGCGTGCAGCGCGTAAAGCAGGAATCATCACAGGTCTGCCAGATGCTTACGGCCGTGGACGGATCATCGGTGACTATCGCCGTGTAGCTCTGTACGGGGTAGACTTCCTGATTCGTAACAAAAAAGGTGAATTGAATGCACTCGAAGTTGATGTCATTGATGAAGATGTCATTCGTCTACGGGAAGAATTGTCTGAGCAGATTCGTGCATTGCAAGAATTGAAGCAATTGGGCGATATGCACGGGTTCGATATTTCCTTACCAGCGACTACAGCAAAAGAAGCATTCCAATGGTTGTACTTCGGTTATCTCGCTGCGATCAAAGAACAGAATGGTGCTGCGATGTCCTTGGGACGTGTATCTTCTTTTCTGGACATCTACATTGAACGTGACCTGCAAGAAGGGATTTTGTCCGAAGAACAGGCTCAGGAATTGGTTGATCATTTCGTCATGAAACTGCGGATTGTTAAATTCCTGCGTACACCAGATTACAACGAACTGTTCAGTGGAGATCCAACATGGGTAACCGAGTCCATCGGTGGTATGTCTGTGAATGGTGAAACACGTGTAACCAAAAACAGCTTCCGTTTCCTGCATACGCTGCACAACCTGGGACCTGCACCAGAACCGAACTTGACTGTTCTATGGTCCACGAAACTTCCGGAAGCTTTCAAAGATTATTGCAGCAAAGTTTCCATCGAAACCAGTTCAATCCAGTATGAGAATGATGATCTGATGCGTCCGATCTACGGTGACGATTACGGTATTGCTTGCTGTGTATCAGCGATGAAGATCGGGAAACAAATGCAATTCTTCGGTGCTCGTGCCAACCTGGCGAAAGCTCTCTTGTATGCGATCAACGGTGGTCGTGACGAGAAATCCGGTGCACAGGTCGGACCTGAGTATCCTGCCATTACAAGCGACGTGCTGGATTACAATGAGGTTATGAAACGCTTCAAACCAATGATGGAGTGGCTCGCGAAGCTGTATATGAACACCCTCAACGTCATTCACTACATGCACGATAAATACAGTTATGAGCGTATCGAAATGGCATTGCATGACCGTGACATTGTACGTACGATGGCTTGCGGTATCGCTGGTCTGTCGGTTACAGCCGACTCACTGAGTGCGATCAAATATGCCAAAGTAAAACCAATTCGTAACGAACAAGGCATCGCTGTTGATTTCGAAATCGAAGGAGACTTCCCTTGTTACGGTAACAATGAAGACAGCGTAGACAGCATTGCTGTTGAACTGGTCGAGAACTTCATGGGCATGATTCGCAAGCACAAAGCTTACCGTAACGCAGTTCCAACACAATCCGTTCTGACGATCACTTCCAACGTGGTATATGGTAAGAAAACAGGGACTACACCGGATGGTCGTAAAGCAGGTGAACCATTTGCTCCAGGTGCGAACCCAATGCATGGTCGTGATAAAAAAGGTGCACTGGCATCCCTTGGCTCGGTAGCCAAATTGCCTTATGAACACAGCCTTGACGGTATTTCCAATACCTTCTCCATCGTGCCAAAAGCACTGGGTAAAGAGGAAACTACACGTAAATCCAATCTGACTGCGATGATGGATGGTTACTTTGGTCAAAACGCTCATCACCTGAACGTTAACGTATTTGATCGTCAACAACTGATTGATGCAATGGATCACCCGGAAAATTATCCGCAACTGACTGTACGGGTATCCGGATATGCGGTTAACTTCATTAAACTGACTCGTGAACAACAGTTGGATGTCATCAACCGTACGTTCCATGGCTCGATGTAA
- the adhE gene encoding bifunctional acetaldehyde-CoA/alcohol dehydrogenase: MAVKNEVAPAKEPTAGQYIQTLIDKANKAHAAFMKMDQKQIDRIVQAMALAGLDKHMMLAKMAVEETGRGVYEDKITKNIFATEYVYHSIKYDKTVGVIEDNEYESFQKIAEPVGIIMGITPVTNPTSTTMFKALISIKTRNPIIFGFHPSAQNCSREAAKILLEAAVKHGAPADCIQWIDDPSMDRTNELMNHNDVALILATGGSGMVRAAYSCGKPALGVGPGNVPCFIEKSADINQAVTDLILSKSFDNGMICASEQAVIIEEPIFDQVKKKMIANGCYFVNKDEAVKLTAGAINAEKCAVNPAIVGQSAVSIAKLCGIEVPAGTKILVAEIEGVGTKFPLSAEKLSPVLACYKVKTAAEGIERAAEVVAFGGMGHSSVIHSTNEEVIGKFADRLQTGRIIVNSPSTHGAIGDIYNTNMPSLTLGCGSYGRNSTSSNVTAVNLINVKRVARRTVNMQWFKVPNKVYFEKGATQYLAKMPDITRVAIITDAMMVKLGYVEKVEHYLRQRQMPVAIEVFSDVEPDPSTTTVDRGTEMMRRFQPDCIIALGGGSPMDAAKAMWLFYEYPDTDFNDLKQKFMDIRKRIYKYPRLGVKAKFVAIPTTSGTGSEVTSFAVITDKNQGNTKYPLADYELTPDVAIVDPEFVYSLPKTAVADTGMDVLTHAIEAYVSVMANDYTDGLAIKAIQLVFQYLEQSALQGDKLAREKMHNASTIAGMAFANAFLGINHSLAHKWGGQYHTAHGRTNAILMPHVIRYNAKKPTKFASFPKYSHFVADERYAEIARILGLPARTTEEGVTSLINAIRNLNKILGIEESFQEIGFDAKDFEAHVDYLADRAFEDQCTTANPKLPLVTELADVYRNAFYGKFE, translated from the coding sequence ATGGCTGTAAAGAACGAAGTCGCCCCAGCAAAAGAACCGACAGCAGGTCAGTATATTCAAACGTTAATCGACAAAGCGAATAAAGCACACGCCGCATTCATGAAGATGGACCAGAAGCAGATTGACCGGATTGTGCAAGCAATGGCGCTTGCGGGTCTGGATAAACACATGATGCTCGCCAAAATGGCCGTAGAAGAAACAGGCCGCGGAGTGTATGAGGATAAAATCACCAAAAATATATTTGCAACAGAATATGTGTACCACAGCATCAAGTATGACAAAACCGTAGGTGTGATTGAAGATAACGAATATGAGAGCTTCCAGAAAATTGCGGAGCCGGTCGGCATCATCATGGGGATCACACCAGTGACCAATCCAACATCAACGACGATGTTTAAAGCACTGATCTCCATCAAGACGCGTAACCCAATCATCTTCGGTTTCCACCCATCTGCACAGAATTGTAGCCGGGAAGCTGCTAAAATTCTACTGGAAGCAGCTGTGAAACATGGTGCACCAGCAGATTGTATTCAGTGGATTGATGATCCTTCCATGGATCGTACGAACGAACTGATGAATCACAATGATGTGGCTCTCATTCTGGCAACAGGCGGATCAGGCATGGTACGTGCAGCGTACAGCTGTGGTAAACCTGCACTGGGCGTAGGACCGGGTAACGTACCTTGCTTTATCGAGAAAAGCGCGGATATCAATCAGGCAGTTACGGATTTGATCTTGTCGAAGTCTTTCGACAACGGCATGATCTGTGCTTCCGAGCAAGCGGTCATCATTGAAGAACCGATCTTTGATCAAGTGAAGAAAAAAATGATCGCAAATGGCTGTTACTTTGTTAACAAAGATGAAGCAGTAAAATTGACAGCAGGAGCGATTAATGCCGAGAAATGTGCGGTGAACCCGGCGATTGTTGGTCAATCTGCGGTGAGTATTGCGAAGTTGTGCGGTATTGAAGTTCCAGCAGGCACCAAAATTCTCGTGGCCGAGATTGAAGGGGTAGGTACAAAATTCCCATTGTCGGCTGAGAAATTAAGCCCGGTACTGGCTTGTTACAAAGTCAAAACGGCAGCGGAGGGCATTGAGCGTGCGGCAGAAGTGGTTGCTTTTGGCGGCATGGGTCACTCCTCTGTTATCCACTCAACAAATGAAGAAGTGATCGGCAAATTCGCAGATCGTTTGCAAACCGGACGGATTATTGTGAACTCACCATCCACACACGGTGCCATCGGGGATATCTACAACACAAACATGCCGTCATTGACACTGGGATGCGGATCATACGGACGTAACTCGACTTCTTCCAACGTAACCGCTGTGAACTTAATCAATGTGAAAAGGGTGGCTCGCCGTACCGTGAATATGCAATGGTTCAAAGTGCCGAACAAAGTCTACTTCGAAAAAGGGGCAACGCAGTACCTTGCCAAAATGCCTGACATCACACGTGTGGCAATTATTACAGATGCGATGATGGTGAAACTTGGTTATGTGGAAAAAGTAGAGCACTATCTGCGTCAACGCCAGATGCCTGTAGCAATCGAAGTGTTCTCCGATGTAGAGCCCGATCCGTCCACAACGACAGTAGATCGCGGAACGGAAATGATGCGTCGCTTCCAACCGGACTGCATTATTGCACTCGGCGGTGGATCACCGATGGATGCTGCCAAAGCCATGTGGTTGTTCTATGAATACCCAGACACGGACTTCAACGACCTGAAACAAAAATTCATGGATATCCGCAAACGGATCTACAAATATCCACGTCTCGGCGTAAAAGCAAAATTTGTAGCGATCCCAACCACATCCGGTACAGGTTCTGAAGTGACATCGTTCGCGGTTATCACAGATAAAAATCAAGGTAACACCAAATATCCATTGGCCGACTATGAGCTGACACCAGACGTAGCGATTGTCGATCCAGAATTCGTATACTCCCTGCCTAAAACAGCGGTTGCGGATACAGGTATGGACGTACTGACTCACGCGATTGAAGCTTATGTGTCTGTTATGGCGAATGATTACACAGATGGACTTGCGATTAAAGCCATTCAACTAGTATTCCAATACCTGGAGCAATCTGCGCTGCAAGGCGACAAACTGGCACGTGAGAAAATGCATAATGCTTCCACGATTGCAGGTATGGCGTTTGCCAACGCATTCTTGGGCATTAACCACAGCTTGGCGCACAAATGGGGCGGTCAGTATCACACCGCACACGGACGCACCAATGCAATCCTGATGCCACACGTCATTCGTTACAACGCGAAAAAACCGACCAAATTCGCATCGTTCCCGAAATATTCGCACTTTGTAGCGGATGAGCGGTATGCCGAAATTGCCCGTATCTTGGGATTGCCTGCTCGCACGACAGAAGAAGGTGTGACCAGTCTCATCAATGCCATCCGTAACCTGAACAAAATCTTGGGCATTGAAGAATCGTTCCAGGAAATCGGATTTGATGCAAAAGACTTTGAAGCACATGTGGATTATCTGGCAGACCGTGCCTTCGAAGACCAATGTACAACCGCCAATCCGAAGTTGCCGCTGGTAACTGAACTGGCTGATGTATACCGCAACGCTTTCTACGGAAAGTTTGAATAA
- a CDS encoding Crp/Fnr family transcriptional regulator, with product MRELTTVLEKRGNTNCFSEANFNHLLVTMKDRTYPEGTHLYWEGDVSDKLYYMKRGRAQITKSTDEGKELIMYMYQSGDMIGQADPFFGSKHSFSAEVLEDSEIGVLEHKDLEMLICQHCDFAIDFMKWMGIHHRLTQTKFRDLMLYGKPGALCSTLIRLSNSYGEPHGEHVIIHKKITHTDLSNMIGATRESVNRMLSDLRKKDGIEYDNGMIVIKDLKMLQGICHCELCPNEICRI from the coding sequence ATGAGAGAACTAACGACTGTACTGGAAAAGCGCGGCAATACCAATTGTTTCTCGGAAGCGAATTTCAACCATCTGCTGGTTACCATGAAAGATAGAACCTATCCCGAAGGTACCCATCTGTACTGGGAAGGAGACGTCTCCGACAAACTTTATTATATGAAACGGGGTCGTGCCCAGATCACCAAATCAACTGATGAAGGTAAGGAACTGATCATGTACATGTATCAGTCCGGTGATATGATTGGTCAGGCCGATCCCTTCTTCGGCTCCAAACACAGCTTCTCAGCGGAAGTACTGGAAGACAGTGAGATTGGTGTACTGGAGCACAAAGACCTGGAAATGCTGATATGCCAGCATTGTGACTTTGCGATCGACTTTATGAAATGGATGGGCATCCACCACCGTTTGACACAGACCAAGTTCCGGGACCTCATGTTATATGGCAAACCAGGTGCGCTCTGTTCTACTCTCATTCGGTTGTCGAATTCGTATGGTGAGCCTCACGGAGAGCATGTCATTATACACAAAAAAATTACCCACACGGATCTGTCCAATATGATTGGAGCCACCCGTGAAAGTGTAAACCGCATGTTAAGCGATCTGCGCAAGAAAGATGGTATAGAATATGACAATGGCATGATCGTCATCAAAGATCTGAAGATGCTGCAAGGCATCTGTCACTGTGAACTTTGCCCGAACGAAATCTGTCGTATTTAA
- a CDS encoding IS3 family transposase (programmed frameshift), whose amino-acid sequence MTKRLLTKKEQEQLKRNPNVIAVSEKAITYTDEFKRHFIAQNEQGKLPRDIFEEAGLDVECIGLERVRSSGKRWRASYREAGVEGLQDTRKTNSGRPSERELTLEQKIERLEAKNQLLRAENELLKKPRSTRKADVEKEIKVAVELKFELIYRTIRTYKLKRLVSYLCDIMEVSRSGYYNYFTEKSAQKRIAEAEADEMVKEMILKAYRFRGRKKGARQIKMTLENQYKMTYNLKRIRRIMKKFEIICPIRKANPARRMAKATKEHRTCPNELQRNFKPGEAGKVLLTDITYLTYKGNQRAYLSTMKDAQTNEILAYEVSSSLRIDIALNTLHQLKKHRHITKDALIHSDQGFHYTNPQFQSVVKKMGLTQSMSRRGNCWDNAPQESFFGHFKDETNIKECETLEEVKREIKSYMTYYNHYRGQWNLKKLPPVKYRQQLQQVA is encoded by the exons ATGACGAAAAGATTACTGACGAAGAAAGAACAAGAACAACTAAAACGGAATCCAAATGTGATCGCTGTTAGTGAAAAGGCGATTACGTATACCGATGAATTTAAGCGCCATTTCATTGCACAAAATGAACAGGGTAAACTGCCACGAGACATTTTTGAAGAAGCGGGCTTAGATGTTGAATGTATTGGTTTAGAGCGTGTCCGTTCTTCTGGAAAACGTTGGCGTGCTTCGTATCGTGAAGCGGGTGTAGAAGGCTTACAGGATACACGTAAAACGAATTCAGGTCGCCCTTCGGAACGTGAATTAACATTAGAACAAAAGATTGAACGATTAGAAGCAAAAAATCAATTGTTACGAGCGGAAAATGAACTGCTAAAAAAGC CTCGATCTACTCGAAAGGCAGATGTTGAAAAAGAAATAAAAGTGGCTGTAGAGCTGAAGTTTGAACTCATTTATCGGACGATCAGAACGTATAAATTGAAGCGGTTGGTCAGCTATCTATGCGATATTATGGAAGTATCACGTTCGGGTTATTACAATTACTTCACTGAAAAATCAGCGCAAAAGCGTATAGCTGAAGCCGAAGCAGATGAGATGGTAAAGGAAATGATTTTAAAGGCCTATCGATTCCGTGGACGTAAAAAAGGAGCACGCCAAATTAAAATGACATTAGAAAATCAGTACAAGATGACGTACAACTTGAAGCGGATTCGTCGGATCATGAAGAAATTTGAAATCATCTGTCCCATTCGAAAGGCTAATCCAGCCCGTAGAATGGCAAAAGCAACGAAAGAACATCGCACATGTCCAAACGAATTACAGCGCAATTTTAAGCCAGGCGAGGCGGGAAAGGTGTTATTAACCGACATCACCTATTTAACGTACAAAGGCAACCAGCGAGCTTATTTATCAACCATGAAAGACGCACAGACGAATGAGATTTTAGCGTATGAAGTGTCTTCTTCGTTACGCATAGACATTGCGCTGAACACGCTTCATCAATTGAAGAAACACCGACATATCACAAAAGATGCGTTAATCCATTCCGATCAAGGCTTTCATTATACGAACCCACAATTCCAATCCGTAGTGAAAAAAATGGGGTTAACTCAATCCATGTCACGACGAGGAAACTGTTGGGATAACGCTCCCCAAGAATCATTCTTTGGGCATTTTAAGGATGAAACGAATATCAAAGAATGCGAAACATTAGAAGAAGTAAAACGAGAAATTAAGAGTTATATGACGTACTATAATCATTATCGAGGGCAATGGAATTTGAAAAAGCTGCCGCCTGTAAAATACAGACAGCAGCTTCAACAAGTTGCCTAG
- a CDS encoding helix-turn-helix domain-containing protein has protein sequence MCPRFETAFSFLGKRWNGLIIQTLMSGSKRFKDISNLIPSMSDKMLSERMKDLESEGILVRHVYPETPVRIEYELTDKGRALQPVMNQIQDWAEQWVD, from the coding sequence ATGTGTCCGCGTTTTGAGACGGCGTTTTCGTTTTTGGGCAAGCGCTGGAATGGTTTAATTATTCAAACGTTAATGAGTGGTTCGAAGCGATTCAAGGATATCTCCAATCTGATTCCATCCATGAGTGATAAGATGTTATCCGAACGGATGAAAGATCTGGAGAGTGAAGGTATTCTGGTTCGTCACGTCTATCCCGAGACGCCAGTTCGTATTGAATATGAACTGACGGATAAAGGTAGAGCGCTCCAGCCCGTCATGAATCAAATTCAAGACTGGGCTGAGCAGTGGGTTGACTAA